A DNA window from Massilia putida contains the following coding sequences:
- a CDS encoding heavy metal translocating P-type ATPase, translating to MALDIDVEGMTCASCVARVEKALKAVPGVRDASVNLATERAAVQGDGLDVAAIVAAVERAGYAARPAGSGKAEAPAARGLPAWWPVAVAALLSVPLIAPMLLSPFGIDWMLPGWLQLLLATPVQFWLGARFYRAGWKAVRAGAGNMDLLVAIGTSAAYFLSLYQLLNAGSHAMPHLYFESAAVVITLVLLGKWLEGRARHQTVAAIRALEALRPAEAIVRRDGRDTVIPLADLRAGDLMVVRPGERVPADGRVTEGASHLDESLLTGESLPVAKGAGDRVTGGAVNGEGLLLVEATAVGADSMLARIIRMVEDAQAAKAPIQRLVDKVSAVFVPVVLLISLVTLLAWGLATGDWQQALLNAVAVQVIACPCALGLATPTGIMVGTGAAARHGILIKDAEALETAHALQTVVFDKTGTLTEGRPRVVALEGNDTRRLLALAAAVQQGSAHPLARAVAELAAARDVTAPVASEAAALPGRGVRARVEGDVVWLGNRRLLDEIGAGAVLPPALVAAAERHEAEGRTVSWLAREHGGVLAVEGVLAFGDRLKPTSRAAIARLRELGVDSMMLSGDNEGSARAVAESLGLTRWVAHVQPQDKAEVVRGLMREGRKVGMVGDGINDAPALAAADVGIAMAGGTDVALHTAAITLMRGDPLLVADAIDISDRTWRKIRQNLMWAFVYNVVGIPVAALGLLNPVLAGAAMAASSVSVVTNALLLRRWRPAPRPFGAEPISTNGAEPPQVQGAHTMYELTVEDMSCGHCVGRVTKSVQAIDKDAKVEIDLPTKKVKIDSTADLDTIAKAIDATGYPVTAKSA from the coding sequence ATGGCACTCGACATCGACGTCGAAGGAATGACGTGCGCATCGTGCGTGGCGCGCGTGGAAAAGGCGCTCAAGGCCGTGCCGGGCGTGCGCGACGCGAGCGTGAACCTGGCCACGGAACGGGCGGCCGTGCAGGGCGATGGACTCGATGTGGCGGCCATCGTGGCCGCCGTCGAGCGGGCCGGTTACGCGGCGCGGCCGGCGGGATCGGGCAAGGCGGAGGCGCCCGCGGCGCGCGGCCTGCCGGCGTGGTGGCCCGTGGCAGTGGCCGCGCTGCTCAGCGTTCCGCTCATCGCGCCGATGCTTTTGTCTCCGTTCGGCATCGACTGGATGCTGCCCGGCTGGCTGCAACTGCTGCTGGCGACGCCCGTCCAATTCTGGCTCGGCGCGCGTTTTTACCGGGCCGGCTGGAAGGCCGTGCGCGCCGGCGCCGGCAATATGGATCTGCTGGTCGCCATCGGCACGTCGGCCGCGTACTTCCTGTCGCTGTATCAGTTGCTGAACGCGGGCTCGCATGCGATGCCGCACCTGTATTTCGAGTCCGCCGCCGTCGTCATCACGCTCGTCCTGCTCGGCAAATGGCTGGAGGGCCGCGCGCGCCACCAGACCGTCGCCGCCATCCGCGCGCTGGAAGCGTTGCGACCCGCCGAAGCCATCGTCCGGCGCGACGGCCGCGATACGGTCATTCCGTTGGCCGACCTGCGCGCCGGCGACCTGATGGTCGTGCGGCCGGGTGAGCGGGTGCCGGCCGACGGCCGCGTCACGGAAGGCGCGAGCCATCTCGACGAATCGCTGCTGACGGGCGAGAGCCTGCCCGTGGCGAAGGGCGCGGGCGACCGCGTGACGGGCGGCGCCGTCAATGGCGAAGGCCTGCTGCTCGTCGAAGCGACCGCCGTCGGCGCGGACAGCATGCTGGCCCGGATCATCCGCATGGTCGAGGATGCGCAGGCGGCGAAGGCCCCGATCCAGCGCCTCGTCGACAAGGTCAGCGCCGTGTTCGTGCCGGTCGTCCTGCTGATTTCACTCGTCACCTTGCTGGCCTGGGGCCTCGCCACCGGCGACTGGCAGCAGGCGTTGCTGAACGCCGTCGCCGTGCAGGTGATCGCGTGCCCGTGCGCGCTGGGCCTCGCCACGCCCACCGGGATCATGGTCGGGACGGGCGCGGCCGCGCGCCACGGCATCCTGATCAAGGACGCGGAAGCGCTGGAGACGGCGCACGCATTGCAGACGGTCGTGTTCGACAAGACCGGCACGCTGACGGAAGGCCGGCCGCGCGTCGTCGCGCTGGAAGGCAACGACACGCGCCGGCTGTTGGCGCTGGCCGCGGCCGTGCAGCAGGGCAGTGCGCACCCGCTGGCGCGCGCCGTGGCGGAGCTGGCGGCGGCGCGCGACGTGACCGCGCCCGTCGCGTCGGAGGCGGCCGCGCTGCCGGGCCGCGGCGTGCGGGCCCGCGTGGAGGGCGATGTCGTCTGGCTCGGCAACCGCCGCCTGCTGGACGAGATCGGGGCCGGGGCCGTGCTGCCGCCCGCGCTGGTCGCAGCCGCCGAACGCCATGAAGCGGAGGGCCGCACCGTGTCGTGGCTGGCCCGCGAACACGGCGGTGTGTTGGCCGTGGAAGGCGTGCTCGCATTCGGCGACCGCCTGAAGCCGACGAGCCGGGCCGCCATCGCCCGTTTGCGCGAACTCGGCGTGGACAGCATGATGCTCAGCGGCGACAACGAAGGCAGCGCGCGCGCCGTCGCCGAGTCGCTGGGCCTGACGCGCTGGGTCGCGCACGTGCAGCCGCAGGACAAGGCCGAGGTCGTGCGCGGCCTGATGCGCGAAGGGCGCAAGGTGGGCATGGTGGGCGACGGCATCAACGACGCGCCGGCGCTGGCGGCGGCCGACGTGGGCATCGCCATGGCCGGCGGCACGGACGTCGCGCTGCACACGGCCGCGATCACGCTGATGCGGGGCGACCCGCTGCTCGTGGCGGATGCCATCGACATCTCGGACCGCACCTGGCGCAAGATCCGCCAGAACCTGATGTGGGCTTTCGTCTACAACGTCGTCGGCATCCCCGTCGCGGCGCTCGGCCTGCTGAATCCCGTGCTGGCCGGGGCGGCGATGGCGGCAAGTTCCGTCAGCGTCGTCACCAATGCGCTGCTGCTGCGGCGCTGGCGGCCGGCGCCGCGTCCCTTTGGCGCCGAACCGATTTCAACCAACGGGGCGGAACCGCCCCAAGTACAAGGAGCACACACGATGTATGAATTGACCGTCGAAGACATGAGCTGCGGCCACTGCGTGGGCCGCGTCACCAAGTCCGTGCAGGCCATCGACAAGGATGCGAAGGTCGAGATCGACCTGCCGACCAAGAAGGTGAAGATCGACAGCACGGCCGACCTGGACACGATCGCGAAGGCGATCGATGCGACGGGTTATCCGGTCACGGCCAAAAGCGCGTGA
- a CDS encoding cation diffusion facilitator family transporter, protein MTDTEQKDGGSRKVIYAAVFANLDIAAAKFIVAAITGSAAMLAEGIHSAVDTGNEVLLLIGERNSEKPPDKRHPFGYGKALYFWALLVALSVFSLGGGLSIYHGVEALRHPEPLEDPMWNYVVLAVSACFEGYSWNVSRRALNKRRKPGASLWQTVHTSKDASVFTVFIEDTAALLGLAIAAVGITLGFVFDNPYFDPAASIMIGLLLVGAAFALARETGALLVGEGIGTEATRRVCEILAADPSIQNVGELLSMQLGPDEVLLTAAVQFNRGMRIDEVEAAIERVEKAVAAAYPAIRHIYFESGALRSAMR, encoded by the coding sequence ATGACGGACACGGAACAGAAAGACGGCGGCTCGCGCAAGGTGATCTACGCGGCCGTCTTCGCGAACCTGGACATCGCCGCCGCCAAATTCATCGTCGCCGCCATCACGGGCAGCGCCGCCATGCTGGCCGAAGGCATCCACTCGGCCGTCGACACGGGCAACGAGGTCCTGCTGCTGATCGGTGAACGGAACAGCGAAAAGCCGCCCGACAAACGCCATCCGTTCGGCTACGGCAAGGCGCTGTATTTCTGGGCCCTGCTCGTCGCGCTGTCCGTGTTCTCGCTGGGCGGCGGACTCTCCATCTATCACGGCGTCGAAGCCCTGCGCCATCCGGAGCCGCTCGAGGATCCGATGTGGAACTATGTCGTGCTGGCCGTCTCCGCGTGCTTCGAAGGCTATAGCTGGAACGTGTCGCGGCGGGCGCTCAACAAGCGGCGCAAACCGGGCGCTTCGCTGTGGCAGACTGTCCATACCAGCAAGGACGCGTCCGTGTTCACGGTGTTCATCGAGGACACGGCCGCCCTGCTGGGCCTCGCCATCGCGGCCGTCGGCATCACGCTGGGCTTTGTGTTCGACAACCCGTATTTCGATCCGGCCGCGTCGATCATGATCGGCCTGTTGCTCGTGGGTGCCGCGTTCGCCCTCGCGCGCGAGACGGGCGCGCTGCTCGTCGGCGAAGGCATCGGCACTGAGGCCACGCGGCGCGTGTGCGAGATCCTCGCCGCCGACCCGTCCATCCAGAACGTCGGCGAGCTGCTCAGCATGCAATTGGGGCCGGACGAGGTGCTGTTGACCGCCGCCGTGCAATTCAACCGCGGCATGCGCATCGACGAAGTGGAAGCGGCGATCGAGCGCGTGGAGAAAGCGGTGGCGGCCGCGTATCCGGCCATCCGCCATATCTATTTCGAGTCGGGCGCGTTGCGTTCGGCGATGCGCTGA
- a CDS encoding bifunctional acetate--CoA ligase family protein/GNAT family N-acetyltransferase encodes MSVRNLKQLFAPKSVALVGASERPGSVGATMLRNLREGGFTGKLFPVNPKYDTLDGLQVWPDVARLPQAPDLAIICTPPATIPGIVRALGELGTRAAIVMSAGVSTTRDLRGRTIRQAMLDAANPYLLRILGPNSAGLLAPGIGLNASIAVGGAAAGRIAFVSESGALMAGVLDWARTRNVGFSTFVALGDSCDVDFGDVLDYLASDPGTSAILLHAESVRYARKFMSAARAAARSKPTLMLKAGRSLEAATAGACLSGVLARPDDVVDAAIRRAGMLRVYTTDQLFAAVETLARAKPLFGERLALLGNGAGPVVLAADALQYGGGQQAELSAETVAKLRELVPEWSGSGELNLRADAPPERYRDVIEVLLHDPQANAVVMIHAPNAVVDPADVARAVAPLAKASSRNVLACWLGLQSVGEARTIAYEAGMPAYRTPEAAVNGFLQIVHFRRNQQLLMEVPASIGDGEPDRERARALVRAALERGRRTGRYLLDDPDTKAILDAYGIPTVPTRAAATPDEAVAMAGEIGYPVAVKILSPDVAQKSDVGGVSLDLDTPEAVRAATERMAKRLAELKPDARLDGFIVQAMARNPEAHELIAGAALDPVFGPVILFGQGGLAVEAVNDHAVGLPPLNTVLARDLISRTRVARQLAGYRNHPAADLDAIAAVLVQVSRLVADVPEIVELDINPLLADGTRAVVLDARMRIAMADRAGNALDRLAIRPYPAELEEFVAWQGETILLRPIRPEDGAAHVAFFDAMSPDDVRYRMFVRVRELQPAQLARFTQIDYDREMAFIATRTGPDGHPETLGVGRVVADPDNMSAEFAVTVRSDLKGKGLGVMLMNRLIAYCRARGTREIVGEALPQNAPVIGLVKKLGFTVGPVDEEEGVRKFWLPLR; translated from the coding sequence ATGAGCGTACGTAATCTCAAGCAGCTGTTCGCCCCGAAATCGGTGGCCCTCGTCGGGGCGTCGGAACGTCCCGGCAGCGTCGGCGCGACCATGCTGCGCAACCTGCGCGAAGGGGGATTCACGGGCAAGCTGTTTCCCGTGAACCCCAAGTACGACACGCTCGACGGCCTGCAGGTCTGGCCCGACGTGGCGCGCCTGCCGCAGGCGCCGGACCTGGCCATCATCTGCACGCCGCCGGCGACGATCCCCGGCATCGTGCGCGCGCTCGGCGAACTGGGCACGCGCGCCGCGATCGTGATGAGCGCCGGGGTGTCGACGACGCGCGATCTGCGCGGCCGCACGATCCGGCAAGCCATGCTGGACGCCGCCAACCCGTACCTGCTGCGCATCCTGGGCCCGAACAGTGCCGGCCTGCTGGCGCCCGGCATCGGCCTGAATGCGAGCATCGCGGTGGGCGGCGCGGCGGCGGGACGGATCGCGTTCGTGTCCGAATCGGGCGCGCTGATGGCAGGCGTGCTCGATTGGGCGCGCACGCGCAACGTCGGCTTTTCCACGTTCGTCGCCTTGGGCGACTCGTGCGACGTCGACTTCGGCGACGTGCTCGACTACCTGGCCAGCGACCCCGGCACGTCGGCGATCCTGCTGCATGCGGAGAGCGTGCGCTATGCCCGCAAATTCATGTCGGCCGCGCGCGCGGCGGCGCGCAGCAAGCCGACCCTGATGCTCAAGGCCGGACGCTCGCTGGAGGCGGCGACGGCCGGGGCCTGCCTGTCCGGCGTGCTGGCGCGGCCCGACGACGTGGTCGACGCCGCGATCCGCCGCGCCGGCATGCTGCGCGTGTACACGACCGACCAGCTGTTCGCGGCCGTGGAGACGCTGGCGCGCGCCAAGCCTTTGTTCGGCGAGCGGCTGGCCCTCCTGGGCAACGGTGCCGGCCCCGTCGTGCTGGCCGCCGACGCCTTGCAATACGGCGGCGGCCAACAGGCCGAATTGTCGGCGGAGACGGTGGCGAAGCTGCGCGAGCTCGTGCCCGAATGGAGCGGCAGCGGCGAGCTGAATCTGCGCGCCGACGCGCCGCCGGAACGCTACCGCGACGTCATCGAGGTGCTGCTGCACGACCCGCAGGCGAACGCGGTCGTGATGATCCACGCGCCGAACGCGGTGGTCGACCCGGCCGACGTGGCGCGCGCCGTGGCGCCGCTGGCGAAGGCGTCGTCGCGCAACGTGCTCGCGTGCTGGCTCGGCCTGCAGTCCGTGGGCGAGGCGCGCACGATCGCGTACGAGGCCGGCATGCCGGCCTACCGCACGCCGGAAGCGGCGGTGAACGGCTTCCTGCAGATCGTGCACTTCCGCCGCAACCAGCAGCTGCTGATGGAGGTCCCCGCGTCCATCGGCGATGGAGAACCGGACCGCGAACGTGCCCGCGCCCTGGTCCGCGCGGCATTGGAACGGGGACGCAGGACGGGCCGCTACCTGCTGGACGATCCGGACACGAAGGCGATCCTGGACGCCTACGGCATCCCGACCGTCCCCACGCGCGCGGCCGCGACGCCGGACGAGGCGGTGGCGATGGCCGGCGAGATCGGCTATCCGGTGGCGGTGAAAATCCTGTCGCCGGACGTGGCGCAGAAGTCGGACGTCGGCGGCGTCTCGCTCGACCTGGACACGCCGGAAGCCGTGCGCGCGGCGACGGAGCGGATGGCGAAGCGCCTCGCGGAACTGAAGCCGGACGCGCGCCTGGACGGCTTCATCGTGCAGGCGATGGCGCGCAACCCGGAAGCGCACGAATTGATCGCGGGCGCCGCGCTCGACCCCGTGTTCGGGCCCGTGATCCTGTTCGGCCAGGGCGGCCTCGCCGTGGAAGCCGTGAACGACCACGCCGTCGGCCTGCCGCCGCTGAACACGGTGCTGGCGCGCGACCTGATCTCGCGCACGCGCGTGGCGCGCCAGCTGGCCGGCTACCGCAACCATCCGGCCGCCGACCTCGATGCCATCGCCGCGGTGCTCGTCCAGGTGTCGCGCCTCGTGGCCGACGTGCCGGAGATCGTCGAGCTGGACATCAACCCGCTGCTGGCCGACGGCACGCGCGCCGTCGTGCTGGACGCGCGCATGCGCATCGCGATGGCCGACCGCGCCGGCAACGCCCTCGACCGCCTGGCGATCCGGCCGTATCCGGCCGAGCTGGAAGAATTCGTGGCATGGCAGGGGGAGACGATCCTGCTGCGCCCCATCCGCCCCGAGGACGGCGCCGCCCACGTCGCGTTCTTCGACGCCATGAGCCCGGACGACGTCCGCTACCGCATGTTCGTGCGCGTGCGCGAACTGCAGCCGGCGCAGCTGGCGCGCTTCACGCAGATCGACTACGACCGCGAGATGGCCTTCATCGCCACGCGCACCGGCCCGGACGGCCATCCCGAGACGCTGGGCGTGGGCCGCGTCGTCGCGGATCCCGACAATATGAGCGCGGAATTCGCGGTGACGGTGCGCTCGGACCTCAAGGGCAAAGGGCTGGGCGTCATGCTGATGAATAGACTCATCGCCTACTGCCGTGCGCGCGGCACCCGCGAGATCGTCGGCGAGGCGCTGCCGCAGAACGCGCCCGTCATCGGCCTCGTCAAGAAGCTCGGCTTCACGGTCGGGCCGGTGGACGAGGAAGAGGGCGTGAGGAAGTTCTGGTTGCCATTGCGCTAG
- a CDS encoding DEAD/DEAH box helicase, translating to MSFASLGLIDQITRTLASLSYHTPTAVQSQAIPAVLAGRDVMAAAQTGTGKTAGFALPLLQRLVTDGGEVASNSARSLILVPTRELAEQVHESVRAYAAGLPLRTMVAYGGVSINPQMMRLRKGVDVLVATPGRLLDLQRQNAVRFNQVQTLVLDEADRMLDLGFSRDIDNLLALLPKRRQTLLFSATFSDPIRLLATKLLIAPVSIEATPRNTTVKAIRQWIVPVDKKRKPELFLHLLTRHGWPQVLAFVKTRKGVDQLVDLLAAKGIAADSIHGDKPQPARLRALDRFKAGEVRVLVATDVAARGLDIEELPVVVNVDLPIVAEDYVHRTGRTGRAGASGDAVSLVCADEVQQLAAIEALTKQALQRKEEAGFEPEHRVPQTTASGDIVKKPKKPKKPKGVKDARGDAPVVQEDVRFRR from the coding sequence ATGTCGTTCGCTTCGCTCGGCCTGATCGACCAGATCACGCGCACCCTCGCCTCGCTGTCCTATCACACGCCCACCGCCGTCCAGTCGCAGGCGATTCCCGCCGTGCTGGCCGGACGCGACGTCATGGCCGCCGCCCAGACGGGCACCGGCAAGACGGCCGGCTTCGCCCTGCCGCTGCTGCAGCGCCTCGTGACGGATGGTGGAGAGGTCGCCAGCAATTCTGCGCGCTCGCTGATCCTCGTGCCGACGCGCGAACTGGCCGAGCAGGTGCACGAGAGCGTGCGCGCCTATGCGGCCGGGCTGCCGCTGCGCACGATGGTCGCGTACGGCGGCGTCAGCATCAATCCGCAGATGATGCGGCTCCGTAAAGGCGTCGACGTCCTCGTCGCCACGCCCGGCCGCCTGCTCGACCTGCAGCGCCAGAACGCCGTGCGCTTCAACCAGGTGCAGACGCTCGTGCTGGACGAGGCGGACCGCATGCTCGACCTCGGGTTCTCACGCGACATCGACAACCTGCTCGCGCTGCTGCCCAAGCGCCGCCAGACCTTGTTGTTCTCGGCGACGTTCTCCGATCCGATCCGCCTGCTGGCGACGAAGCTCCTGATCGCCCCCGTCAGCATCGAGGCCACGCCGCGCAACACGACGGTCAAGGCGATCCGCCAATGGATCGTCCCGGTCGACAAGAAGCGCAAGCCGGAGCTGTTCCTGCACCTCTTGACGCGCCACGGCTGGCCCCAGGTGCTCGCGTTCGTAAAGACGCGCAAGGGTGTCGACCAGCTCGTCGACCTGCTCGCAGCGAAAGGCATCGCGGCCGATTCGATCCACGGCGACAAGCCGCAGCCCGCCCGCCTGCGCGCGCTCGACCGCTTCAAGGCGGGCGAGGTCCGGGTGCTCGTCGCGACCGATGTCGCCGCGCGCGGCCTGGACATCGAGGAACTGCCCGTCGTCGTCAACGTCGACCTGCCGATCGTGGCGGAAGACTATGTGCACCGCACCGGCCGCACGGGCCGCGCGGGCGCGTCGGGCGACGCGGTTTCGCTCGTGTGCGCGGACGAAGTGCAGCAGCTGGCCGCCATCGAGGCGCTGACGAAGCAGGCCTTGCAGCGCAAGGAGGAAGCGGGCTTCGAGCCGGAGCACCGCGTGCCGCAGACGACGGCGAGCGGCGACATCGTCAAGAAACCCAAGAAGCCGAAGAAGCCGAAAGGCGTCAAGGATGCGCGGGGCGATGCGCCCGTCGTGCAGGAAGACGTGCGGTTCCGGCGCTGA
- a CDS encoding GNAT family N-acetyltransferase, with translation MSHLLFRQAVSADIPAMSQIRLAVTENVLSDPARITADMYEDYLERSGRGWVAECGGEIVAFCYADKVNASVWALFVRPGHEGRGLGKALLKQAVDWLFQAGHERVHLTTGANTRADKFYAAQGWDRRPVGASDIGYSLSAVRENTPVVTRPRR, from the coding sequence ATGTCGCATTTATTGTTCAGGCAAGCCGTCAGCGCCGATATCCCCGCCATGTCGCAGATCCGGTTGGCGGTCACCGAAAATGTCTTGTCGGACCCGGCGCGAATTACCGCCGACATGTACGAGGACTATCTGGAACGGTCGGGACGTGGCTGGGTCGCGGAATGCGGGGGCGAGATCGTCGCGTTTTGCTACGCGGACAAGGTCAACGCTTCCGTCTGGGCATTGTTTGTCCGGCCGGGCCATGAGGGACGAGGACTCGGCAAAGCATTGCTCAAGCAGGCGGTGGACTGGCTATTCCAGGCGGGGCATGAACGTGTCCATCTGACGACCGGCGCCAATACGCGAGCGGACAAGTTCTATGCCGCGCAAGGTTGGGATCGTAGGCCCGTCGGGGCTTCCGACATCGGGTATTCGCTGTCGGCCGTCCGCGAAAACACGCCGGTCGTCACGCGGCCGCGCCGGTGA
- a CDS encoding D-amino acid dehydrogenase yields the protein MNVIVLGAGVVGTATAWYLREAGHDVTVIERQPGPAQETSFANGCQISVSHAEPWATPAGLLKVVQALGREDAPLLFRLRADPLQWRWCLQFVRECAPGRVAANLRQIVAMADYSRRSLQALRARTNIDYDCLTRGILHFYTDEREFERACRAAAAMRDLGCPRMTVDADEVVRIEPALGANRRNLVGGDFTASDESGDVYRFTSQLAARGVAAGIRFRYDTTVTRLQAEGDRVNGVEIIDDEGRHRTLRADAVVVALGSFSAGLLAPLGIRLLIYPGKGYSATYPVLDPDAAPTVSLTDDGHKLVFSRLGSRLRVAGTCELNGYTRDLNPVRCEAITRRVRALFPGACDYDAATYWAGLRPLTPSNVPYIGRTRFANLYLNTGHGTLGWTMGCGSGRAVADIVSGREPDVDFAFTGAAA from the coding sequence ATGAACGTCATCGTCCTGGGCGCCGGCGTCGTCGGCACCGCGACCGCCTGGTATTTGCGCGAGGCCGGCCACGACGTCACGGTGATCGAGCGCCAACCCGGCCCCGCGCAGGAGACGAGTTTCGCGAACGGCTGCCAGATCTCGGTGTCGCACGCGGAACCGTGGGCCACGCCCGCCGGCCTGCTCAAGGTCGTGCAAGCGCTGGGGCGGGAAGACGCCCCGCTGCTGTTCCGGCTGCGCGCCGATCCGCTGCAATGGCGCTGGTGCCTGCAGTTCGTGCGCGAGTGCGCACCGGGCCGCGTCGCCGCCAACCTGCGCCAGATCGTCGCCATGGCCGACTACAGCCGCCGCAGCCTGCAGGCGCTGCGCGCGCGCACGAACATCGACTACGACTGTCTCACGCGCGGCATTCTTCACTTCTACACGGACGAACGTGAATTCGAGCGCGCCTGCCGCGCGGCCGCCGCGATGCGCGACCTGGGCTGCCCGCGCATGACCGTCGACGCCGACGAGGTCGTCCGGATCGAACCGGCGCTGGGGGCCAATCGCCGCAATCTCGTGGGCGGCGACTTCACGGCCAGCGACGAATCGGGCGACGTGTACCGGTTCACGTCGCAACTGGCCGCGCGCGGCGTGGCGGCCGGCATCCGCTTCCGCTACGACACGACGGTCACGCGCCTGCAGGCCGAGGGCGACCGCGTCAACGGCGTGGAAATCATCGATGACGAAGGCCGGCACCGGACGCTCCGTGCGGACGCCGTCGTCGTCGCCCTGGGCAGTTTTTCCGCCGGCCTGCTCGCGCCGCTGGGCATCCGGCTGCTGATCTATCCCGGCAAGGGCTATTCCGCGACCTACCCCGTTCTGGACCCGGACGCCGCGCCGACCGTGTCGCTGACGGACGACGGCCACAAGCTCGTCTTCTCGCGCCTCGGGTCGCGCCTGCGCGTGGCCGGCACGTGCGAACTGAACGGTTATACGCGCGACCTGAACCCGGTGCGCTGCGAGGCCATCACGCGGCGCGTGCGCGCCCTGTTCCCCGGCGCCTGCGACTACGACGCGGCGACGTACTGGGCCGGCCTGCGCCCGCTGACGCCGTCGAACGTGCCCTACATCGGCCGCACGCGCTTTGCGAACCTGTACCTGAACACGGGCCACGGCACGCTCGGCTGGACGATGGGCTGCGGGTCGGGACGGGCCGTCGCGGACATCGTGTCGGGGCGCGAGCCGGACGTCGACTTCGCATTCACCGGCGCGGCCGCGTGA
- a CDS encoding NAD(P)/FAD-dependent oxidoreductase: protein MQSDIVIVGGGAGGLELACKLGRKFGPDKVTLVDSRLYHVWKPSLHEVAAGTLDIHQEGLSYQMLAHDRGFTFVYGAMTALDATARHITIAPVTAGADGEEVLPQRTLGYRSLVIAVGSTSNYFGVPGAREHTISLNATEDAERFRLRLLRLLAQAEQQKEDGTGDSGLDIVIIGGGATGVELAAELREASGAYAAYGFRRLQVKRDVRITLLEGAPRILAPLPERVSAAALRLLDERAIRVVTDCRVSRIDKHEVSDSKGNVYPVDLCVWAAGIRAPEFLGSLGLPVAKGGQIEVDGHLRVKGVPDVYALGDCAACTDGNGKPVPPRAQAAHQQADYLLKTFVSLAAGQPPRNDPYVYRDYGSLVSIGRETTVGNLMGSLRGASLFVEGFMARIMYMSLHLMHHKAVLGSLRTGLMALGRFLIRRTTPIVKLH from the coding sequence TTGCAGAGCGATATCGTGATCGTGGGCGGCGGGGCGGGCGGATTGGAACTCGCCTGCAAACTGGGCCGCAAATTCGGGCCCGACAAGGTGACGCTGGTCGACAGCCGGCTCTACCACGTGTGGAAGCCGTCGCTGCACGAGGTGGCGGCCGGCACGCTGGACATCCACCAGGAAGGCCTGTCGTACCAGATGCTGGCGCACGATCGCGGCTTTACCTTCGTGTACGGTGCCATGACGGCGCTCGACGCGACCGCGCGGCACATCACGATCGCTCCCGTCACGGCAGGCGCCGACGGCGAGGAAGTGCTGCCGCAGCGCACGCTCGGTTACCGCTCGCTCGTGATCGCCGTCGGCAGCACGTCGAATTATTTCGGCGTGCCCGGCGCGCGCGAACATACGATTTCCCTGAATGCCACCGAGGACGCCGAGCGGTTCCGCCTGCGCCTGCTGCGCCTGCTCGCCCAGGCCGAGCAGCAGAAGGAGGACGGTACGGGCGACAGCGGCCTGGACATCGTCATCATCGGCGGCGGCGCCACGGGCGTCGAGCTGGCGGCGGAATTGCGCGAGGCATCCGGCGCGTACGCCGCCTATGGCTTTCGTCGCTTGCAGGTGAAGCGCGACGTGCGCATCACGCTGCTCGAAGGCGCGCCCCGCATCCTGGCGCCGCTGCCGGAACGCGTGTCGGCCGCGGCCCTGCGCCTGCTGGACGAGCGAGCCATCCGGGTCGTGACGGATTGCCGCGTCAGCCGGATCGACAAGCACGAGGTCAGCGACAGCAAGGGCAATGTCTATCCGGTCGACCTGTGCGTGTGGGCCGCGGGCATCCGCGCGCCGGAATTCCTCGGCTCGCTCGGCTTGCCGGTCGCCAAGGGCGGCCAGATCGAAGTCGACGGGCATTTGCGCGTGAAAGGCGTGCCCGACGTGTACGCGCTGGGCGATTGCGCCGCCTGCACGGACGGCAACGGCAAGCCGGTGCCGCCCCGCGCCCAGGCCGCGCACCAGCAGGCCGACTATCTGCTGAAGACCTTCGTCAGCCTGGCCGCCGGCCAACCGCCGCGGAACGACCCGTATGTGTACCGCGATTACGGGTCGCTCGTGTCGATCGGCCGCGAGACGACGGTCGGCAATCTGATGGGGTCACTGCGCGGCGCGAGCCTGTTCGTGGAAGGCTTCATGGCGCGCATCATGTACATGAGCCTGCACCTGATGCACCACAAGGCCGTGCTGGGTTCGCTGCGCACGGGCCTGATGGCGCTGGGACGTTTCCTGATCCGCAGGACGACGCCGATCGTGAAGCTGCACTGA